A region of Micromonospora chokoriensis DNA encodes the following proteins:
- the groES gene encoding co-chaperone GroES → MPVTTATKVAIKPLEDRIVVQANEAETTTASGIVIPDTAKEKPQEGTVLAVGPGRVDDNGNRVPVDVQVGDTVLYSKYGGTEVKYAGEEYLVLSARDVLAVIEK, encoded by the coding sequence ATGCCCGTGACTACCGCGACCAAGGTTGCGATCAAGCCGCTCGAGGACCGCATCGTGGTCCAGGCGAACGAGGCTGAGACCACCACGGCGTCGGGCATCGTGATCCCCGACACCGCCAAGGAGAAGCCGCAGGAGGGCACCGTCCTCGCTGTGGGCCCGGGGCGCGTCGACGACAACGGCAACCGGGTTCCGGTTGACGTGCAGGTCGGCGACACCGTCCTCTACTCGAAGTACGGCGGCACCGAGGTCAAGTACGCCGGCGAGGAGTACCTGGTGCTCTCCGCCCGCGACGTCCTCGCGGTCATCGAGAAGTAA
- a CDS encoding THUMP-like domain-containing protein gives MDLDQLAALRTPEGSAALATAAGLAGGDPLAAASALRAAGVPPTLAAAALTQAELRHRAVGKFGPAAAAMFLTRPGLEQATRRVVADRRAARLHAAGVRTLADLGCGLGADALAAARAGIRVYGVEADPVTAAMAAANAEAAGLAELFTVECGDATAFDVSRVDGVFCDPARRTTGTGRRIFDPRAYSPPWDFVTGLAERVPRTVVKVAPGLDHALIPAGAEAEWVAVDGDLVEAALWCGELAGVPRRASVYRQEIHQLTGSGTNEAPVGPPRRYLYDPDPAVVRAHLVAELAAELDAALGDPSIAYLYADRPTRTPYARCLEITDVLPFSLKRLRALLRERGVGRVEILKRGSALTPEQLRRDLRLTGDASASLVLTRVANAPTVLIGQPVV, from the coding sequence GTGGATCTCGATCAACTGGCGGCGCTGCGTACCCCCGAGGGGTCGGCCGCGCTCGCGACGGCGGCCGGTCTCGCCGGCGGTGATCCACTGGCCGCGGCCTCGGCGTTGCGCGCCGCCGGGGTGCCGCCGACGCTGGCCGCCGCGGCGCTCACCCAGGCCGAGCTGCGCCACCGGGCGGTCGGCAAGTTCGGCCCGGCCGCCGCGGCGATGTTCCTCACCCGCCCCGGCCTGGAACAGGCCACCCGCCGGGTCGTCGCCGACCGTCGGGCCGCCCGGCTGCACGCGGCCGGTGTGCGCACCCTGGCCGACCTCGGGTGCGGCCTCGGCGCCGACGCGCTGGCCGCCGCCCGCGCCGGCATCCGGGTGTACGGGGTGGAGGCCGACCCGGTGACCGCCGCGATGGCCGCCGCCAACGCGGAGGCGGCGGGGCTGGCCGAGCTGTTCACCGTCGAGTGCGGGGACGCCACGGCGTTCGACGTCTCCCGGGTCGACGGGGTCTTCTGCGACCCGGCCCGCCGCACGACCGGCACCGGCCGGCGGATCTTCGACCCGCGTGCCTACTCGCCGCCGTGGGACTTCGTGACGGGGTTGGCCGAGCGGGTGCCGCGCACGGTGGTGAAGGTGGCACCGGGCCTGGACCACGCTCTCATTCCGGCGGGCGCGGAGGCGGAGTGGGTGGCCGTGGACGGCGACCTGGTCGAGGCCGCGCTCTGGTGCGGCGAGCTGGCCGGGGTGCCCCGCCGCGCCAGCGTGTACCGGCAGGAGATCCACCAGCTCACCGGCTCGGGCACCAACGAGGCACCGGTCGGGCCGCCCCGGCGTTACCTGTACGACCCGGACCCGGCGGTGGTGCGGGCGCACCTCGTCGCCGAACTCGCCGCCGAACTGGACGCCGCCCTCGGCGACCCGAGCATCGCCTACCTCTACGCTGACCGCCCCACCCGCACCCCGTACGCGCGCTGCCTGGAGATCACCGACGTGCTGCCGTTCTCGCTCAAGCGGCTGCGGGCGCTGCTGCGCGAGCGCGGGGTGGGTCGGGTGGAGATCCTCAAGCGGGGTTCCGCACTCACCCCGGAGCAGCTTCGGCGGGACCTGCGGCTGACCGGCGACGCCTCGGCCAGCCTGGTGCTCACCCGGGTCGCGAACGCACCGACGGTGCTGATCGGGCAGCCGGTGGTCTAG
- a CDS encoding molybdopterin-dependent oxidoreductase: MSTTSRRYAALAGVTAAAVAIGIAEPVAVLTGPRSAPLVAVGGVVVDAVPESLKQLAIDIFGTADKIALLVGTGLLLAGFAALFGVLAVRRLAFGLAGIAAFGVIGVAAAVTRSGADVFDALPSLVGAGLGALVLWLFIDGPFELDPWPWSPPTPTEPSARAVPPGDSVPPSGAVPPAGSVPSDGLGRESRDEPASPGPEGLPVTPAAPAPVVPAGPDAPAEVDPESRRRFLTGSGVLLGTAVVAGLGGRWLAGRRGVSAARDAIRLPAPVAPAPAVPAGADLSLAQLAPYVTPNIGFYRIDTALVVPQVDPDTWRLRIHGRVGTERTYTYADLLARPLVERYVTLACVSNEVGGDLIGNARWLGVPVRELLDEADPDDDADQVVGRSVDGWTCGTPTAALRDGRDALLAVGMNGEPLPVEHGFPVRMVVPGLYGYVSACKWVTELELTRFADFDAYWVPRGWSAQGPIKTQSRIDAPRRRNRLTPGPITVAGVAWAQHRGIRRVEVRVDGGPWQEATLAPTVSVDTWVQWSWRWDATPGEHRLQVRATDATGETQTERTQGVAPDGATGWHTVPVTVR; this comes from the coding sequence ATGAGCACCACCTCGCGGCGCTACGCCGCGCTGGCCGGAGTGACCGCCGCCGCCGTCGCGATCGGGATCGCCGAACCGGTGGCGGTGCTGACCGGTCCCCGGTCGGCGCCCCTGGTAGCGGTCGGCGGCGTGGTCGTGGACGCCGTCCCCGAGTCGCTGAAGCAACTGGCCATCGACATCTTCGGCACCGCCGACAAGATCGCGCTGCTGGTCGGCACGGGTCTGCTGCTGGCCGGCTTCGCCGCGCTGTTCGGTGTGCTGGCGGTCCGTCGGTTGGCGTTCGGCCTGGCCGGCATCGCCGCGTTCGGTGTCATCGGCGTGGCCGCCGCGGTGACCCGCTCCGGCGCGGACGTCTTCGACGCGCTGCCGTCGCTGGTCGGCGCCGGCCTGGGTGCCCTGGTGCTCTGGCTGTTCATCGACGGGCCGTTCGAGCTGGACCCGTGGCCCTGGTCCCCACCCACCCCGACCGAGCCGTCCGCCCGTGCGGTGCCGCCCGGCGACTCGGTGCCTCCTTCGGGCGCGGTGCCCCCTGCGGGTTCGGTGCCGTCCGACGGGTTGGGGCGAGAGTCGCGGGACGAGCCGGCGTCGCCGGGTCCCGAGGGCCTGCCGGTGACGCCCGCCGCGCCCGCGCCGGTGGTCCCCGCCGGGCCGGACGCTCCCGCCGAGGTCGACCCCGAGTCCCGGCGGCGGTTCCTCACCGGCAGCGGGGTGCTGCTCGGCACCGCCGTGGTGGCCGGTCTCGGCGGGCGCTGGCTGGCCGGACGACGCGGCGTCTCCGCAGCCCGGGACGCGATCCGACTACCCGCACCGGTCGCCCCCGCACCGGCCGTGCCGGCCGGCGCGGACCTGTCGCTGGCGCAACTCGCGCCGTACGTCACCCCGAACATCGGCTTCTACCGGATCGACACCGCGCTGGTGGTGCCGCAGGTCGACCCGGACACCTGGCGGCTGCGGATCCACGGTCGGGTCGGCACCGAGCGCACCTACACGTACGCCGACCTGCTGGCCCGCCCGCTGGTGGAGCGGTACGTCACGCTGGCCTGCGTCTCCAACGAGGTGGGCGGGGACCTGATCGGCAACGCCCGCTGGCTCGGCGTACCCGTTCGGGAACTGCTGGACGAGGCCGACCCGGACGACGACGCCGACCAGGTCGTCGGCCGGTCGGTCGACGGCTGGACCTGCGGCACCCCCACCGCCGCGCTGCGCGACGGGCGGGACGCCCTCCTGGCGGTCGGCATGAACGGTGAGCCGCTGCCGGTCGAGCACGGCTTCCCGGTCCGGATGGTGGTGCCCGGCCTCTACGGCTACGTGTCGGCGTGCAAGTGGGTGACCGAGCTGGAGCTGACCCGGTTCGCCGACTTCGACGCGTACTGGGTGCCGCGCGGCTGGTCCGCCCAGGGCCCGATCAAGACCCAGTCCCGGATTGACGCGCCGCGCCGGCGCAACCGGTTGACCCCCGGACCGATCACGGTGGCGGGGGTGGCGTGGGCGCAGCACCGGGGCATCCGCCGCGTCGAGGTACGCGTCGACGGCGGGCCCTGGCAGGAGGCGACACTGGCTCCGACGGTGTCGGTGGACACCTGGGTGCAGTGGTCGTGGCGGTGGGACGCCACCCCGGGGGAGCATCGCCTCCAGGTCCGGGCGACGGACGCGACCGGCGAGACCCAGACCGAGCGTACGCAGGGCGTCGCCCCGGACGGCGCGACCGGCTGGCACACGGTCCCCGTCACCGTCCGCTGA
- the groL gene encoding chaperonin GroEL (60 kDa chaperone family; promotes refolding of misfolded polypeptides especially under stressful conditions; forms two stacked rings of heptamers to form a barrel-shaped 14mer; ends can be capped by GroES; misfolded proteins enter the barrel where they are refolded when GroES binds), which yields MAKILSFSDDARHLLEHGVNALADAVKVTLGPRGRNVVLDKKFGAPTITNDGVTIAKEIELTNPYENLGAQLVKEVATKTNDVAGDGTTTATVLAQAMVREGLRNVTAGTNPAGLKRGIDAAAVKVSEALLGRAVEVTSKESIANVATISAQDATIGDLIAEAMERVGRDGVITVEEGSMLTTELDVTEGLQFDKGFISPNFVTDLESQESVLEDAYILVTTQKISAIEELLPLLEKVLQNSKPLLIIAEDVDGQALSTLVVNSLRKTLKVCAVKAPGFGDRRKAMLQDIAISTGAELVAPELGYKLDQVGLEVLGTARRVVVDKENTTIVDGGGQKADVADRVAQIRKEIEASDSDWDREKLAERLAKLSGGIAVIKAGAATEVEMKERKHRIEDAIAATKAAVEEGTVPGGGAALVQILSVLDDDLGFTGDEKVGVSVVRKALVEPLRWIAQNAGHDGYVVTQKVADLDWGNGLDAAQGEYVDLVKAGIIDPVKVTRNAVTNAASIAGLLLTTESLVVDKPEQAEPAAAGGHGHGHGHQHGPGF from the coding sequence ATGGCGAAGATCCTGAGCTTCTCGGACGACGCCCGGCACCTGCTGGAGCACGGTGTCAACGCCCTCGCGGACGCGGTCAAGGTCACCCTCGGCCCGCGCGGGCGCAACGTCGTCCTGGACAAGAAATTCGGTGCGCCGACGATCACCAACGATGGTGTGACCATCGCCAAGGAGATCGAGCTCACCAACCCGTACGAGAACCTCGGCGCGCAGCTGGTCAAGGAGGTGGCGACCAAGACCAACGACGTCGCCGGCGACGGGACCACCACCGCGACCGTGCTGGCCCAGGCGATGGTTCGCGAGGGTCTGCGCAACGTGACCGCCGGGACCAACCCGGCCGGCCTCAAGCGGGGCATCGACGCGGCGGCCGTCAAGGTCTCCGAGGCGCTGCTCGGCCGTGCCGTCGAGGTCACCAGCAAGGAGTCGATCGCGAACGTGGCGACGATCTCCGCGCAGGACGCCACGATCGGCGACCTGATCGCCGAGGCGATGGAGCGGGTCGGCCGCGACGGTGTCATCACCGTCGAGGAAGGCTCCATGCTGACCACCGAGCTGGACGTGACCGAGGGTCTCCAGTTCGACAAGGGCTTCATCTCGCCGAACTTCGTCACCGACCTGGAGAGCCAGGAGTCCGTCCTCGAGGACGCGTACATCCTGGTCACCACCCAGAAGATCTCGGCGATCGAGGAGCTGCTGCCGCTGCTGGAGAAGGTCCTGCAGAACAGCAAGCCCCTGCTGATCATCGCCGAGGACGTGGACGGCCAGGCGCTCTCCACCCTGGTGGTCAACTCGCTGCGCAAGACCCTCAAGGTCTGCGCGGTCAAGGCCCCCGGCTTCGGTGACCGGCGCAAGGCGATGCTCCAGGACATCGCGATCTCCACGGGTGCCGAGCTGGTCGCCCCGGAGCTGGGCTACAAGCTCGACCAGGTCGGCCTGGAGGTGCTCGGCACCGCTCGGCGCGTCGTGGTCGACAAGGAGAACACCACGATCGTCGACGGCGGCGGCCAGAAGGCCGACGTCGCCGACCGGGTGGCCCAGATCCGCAAGGAGATCGAGGCCTCCGACTCCGACTGGGACCGGGAGAAGCTGGCCGAGCGGCTGGCGAAGCTCTCCGGTGGCATCGCCGTCATCAAGGCCGGCGCCGCCACCGAGGTCGAGATGAAGGAGCGCAAGCACCGCATCGAGGACGCCATCGCGGCGACCAAGGCAGCGGTCGAGGAGGGCACCGTCCCCGGCGGCGGCGCCGCCCTGGTGCAGATCCTCTCGGTGCTCGACGACGACCTGGGCTTCACCGGCGACGAGAAGGTCGGCGTCTCGGTCGTCCGTAAGGCGCTCGTCGAGCCGCTGCGCTGGATCGCCCAGAACGCCGGTCACGACGGTTACGTCGTGACGCAGAAGGTCGCCGACCTCGACTGGGGCAACGGCCTCGACGCCGCCCAGGGCGAGTACGTCGACCTGGTCAAGGCCGGCATCATCGACCCGGTGAAGGTGACCCGCAACGCCGTCACCAACGCCGCCTCGATCGCCGGTCTGCTGCTCACCACGGAGAGCCTCGTGGTGGACAAGCCGGAGCAGGCCGAGCCGGCCGCCGCCGGTGGGCACGGCCACGGCCACGGCCACCAGCACGGCCCGGGCTTCTGA